A section of the Corynebacterium tuberculostearicum genome encodes:
- a CDS encoding cryptochrome/photolyase family protein has product MTSLMWFRDDLRLHDNQALSRAAEAASLGDAPLVAVVLDEPAYPGTRPLGGATTWWRERSLYALAHDLAGHGPLREVDATVKETLASQGITATSSPGFTLVEPWEVTNGQGQPYKVFTPFSKAAASQVAGDEPEGVPEMGASASSASAWPKPTEPAWAASLAEHWTPGEAGARERLAQLDLANYAEERDIPALNATSLLSPHLRFGEVSPREVWFAAAEEPEAAKFHSELLWRDFAWHRLYHLPNLATENVRERFDRFDWSWDNPRLKDWQAGTTGIPLVDAGMRELWATGYMHNRVRMVVGSFLTKNLGIHWRLGEEWFWDTLVDADAASNPFNWQWVAGCGDDAAPFFRIFNPETQAKRFDPDGEYVRRWAPALSAPPIVDLQESRQAALDAYAEIKD; this is encoded by the coding sequence ATGACCAGCCTGATGTGGTTCCGCGATGACCTGCGCCTGCACGATAACCAGGCCCTTTCCCGCGCGGCCGAGGCCGCCTCGCTTGGCGACGCCCCCTTGGTCGCCGTCGTCCTCGACGAGCCTGCCTACCCCGGCACCCGCCCGCTGGGCGGCGCGACCACGTGGTGGCGCGAGCGCTCCCTCTACGCCCTCGCCCACGACCTTGCCGGCCACGGCCCGCTGCGCGAGGTCGATGCCACCGTCAAGGAAACCCTGGCCTCCCAGGGCATCACCGCGACGTCCTCGCCTGGCTTCACCTTGGTGGAGCCCTGGGAGGTCACCAATGGCCAGGGCCAGCCCTATAAGGTCTTTACTCCCTTCTCCAAGGCCGCCGCTTCCCAGGTGGCGGGAGATGAACCGGAGGGGGTGCCGGAAATGGGGGCGTCGGCAAGCAGTGCATCTGCCTGGCCCAAGCCCACCGAACCGGCATGGGCGGCATCCCTGGCCGAGCACTGGACGCCCGGCGAGGCCGGCGCACGCGAACGACTAGCCCAGCTGGACCTGGCCAACTACGCCGAGGAGCGCGATATCCCCGCGCTCAATGCCACCTCCCTACTCTCGCCCCACCTGCGCTTTGGCGAGGTCTCCCCGCGCGAGGTGTGGTTCGCCGCGGCCGAGGAACCAGAGGCCGCCAAGTTCCACTCCGAGCTGCTGTGGCGCGACTTTGCCTGGCACCGTCTCTACCACCTGCCCAATCTCGCCACCGAGAACGTGCGGGAGAGATTCGACCGCTTCGACTGGTCTTGGGACAACCCACGGCTCAAAGACTGGCAGGCAGGTACTACAGGCATCCCGCTTGTCGACGCCGGAATGCGCGAACTATGGGCCACCGGGTATATGCACAACCGCGTGCGCATGGTGGTGGGCTCTTTTCTCACCAAGAACCTGGGCATCCACTGGCGCCTGGGCGAGGAATGGTTCTGGGACACGTTGGTGGACGCCGATGCCGCCTCCAACCCGTTTAATTGGCAGTGGGTGGCCGGCTGCGGCGATGACGCCGCGCCCTTCTTTCGCATCTTCAACCCCGAAACGCAGGCCAAGCGCTTCGACCCCGACGGCGAGTACGTGCGCCGCTGGGCACCCGCGCTGTCTGCCCCGCCCATCGTGGACCTGCAGGAATCGCGCCAGGCCGCCCTCGATGCCTATGCGGAGATCAAGGACTAA
- the rplJ gene encoding 50S ribosomal protein L10, translating into MANPKNTADLAELKEKLAGANSVVLTEYRGLTVSQLQELRNDLGFDVEYSVAKNTLFKIAAKEAGIEGLDDLLTGPTAIAFIKGEAVDAAKVITKFADDNKALIIKGGYMDGNALSADQVEAIAKLDNRETTLAKLAGAMKGSMAKAAALFNAPATKAVRTVAALQDKKEAEA; encoded by the coding sequence ATGGCAAACCCAAAGAACACTGCAGACCTGGCAGAGCTGAAGGAGAAGCTGGCTGGCGCTAACTCTGTTGTATTGACCGAGTACCGCGGCCTGACCGTATCCCAGTTGCAGGAGCTGCGTAATGATCTGGGCTTTGACGTTGAATACTCCGTCGCCAAGAACACCCTTTTCAAGATCGCTGCCAAGGAAGCTGGCATCGAAGGTCTTGATGATTTGCTGACTGGCCCGACCGCAATTGCGTTCATCAAGGGCGAGGCAGTGGATGCTGCGAAGGTCATCACCAAGTTCGCTGATGACAACAAGGCACTCATCATCAAGGGTGGCTACATGGACGGCAACGCACTGTCTGCCGACCAGGTTGAGGCCATCGCCAAGCTGGATAACCGCGAGACCACCCTCGCAAAGCTGGCTGGCGCTATGAAGGGTTCTATGGCGAAGGCAGCCGCTCTCTTCAACGCTCCTGCAACCAAGGCTGTACGCACCGTCGCAGCCCTGCAGGACAAGAAGGAAGCAGAAGCTTAA
- the rplL gene encoding 50S ribosomal protein L7/L12, translated as MAKLTKDELIEAFKEMTLIELSEFVKEFEEVFDVEAAAPVAAVAAGAPAEGGAGAAEEKTEFDVVLTDAGAKKIGVIKAVREIVSGLGLKEAKEMVEGAPKAILEGASKDDAEAAKTKLEEAGASVELK; from the coding sequence ATGGCTAAGCTCACCAAGGACGAGCTCATTGAAGCTTTCAAGGAAATGACCCTCATCGAACTGTCCGAGTTCGTTAAGGAATTTGAAGAGGTATTCGACGTTGAGGCTGCTGCTCCGGTTGCTGCTGTTGCAGCTGGCGCTCCGGCTGAGGGCGGCGCTGGTGCCGCTGAGGAGAAGACCGAGTTCGACGTCGTTCTGACCGACGCTGGCGCTAAGAAGATTGGCGTTATTAAGGCTGTCCGCGAGATCGTCTCCGGCTTGGGCCTGAAGGAAGCTAAGGAAATGGTCGAGGGTGCTCCTAAGGCTATCCTCGAGGGCGCTTCCAAGGACGACGCTGAGGCTGCTAAGACCAAGCTGGAAGAGGCTGGCGCTTCCGTCGAGCTCAAGTAA